A region from the Hippoglossus hippoglossus isolate fHipHip1 chromosome 16, fHipHip1.pri, whole genome shotgun sequence genome encodes:
- the LOC117776980 gene encoding apolipoprotein A-I-like — protein sequence MKVLVVLVLAVFSGCHANLFYSDAPKPQMEVMADAFWDYVAKATETADDTLQMIRKSQFGQEVSARLTESSDLANTYALSLQEQLPPSALDMITKVTVEADMLRERVIAELGTVREQLEPYTEDINAKIQQRVEQLKQELAPYADSVDVEALRTTLMQKSEELKTSLEQSVKDLQAQLGPYTEDLKQKVDQHLQDFKERVAPMTERVQSELTQRAQQVKELATPYVDDLREKLDPYTEDFQARLTTLFNSFVKAN from the exons ATGAAGGTCCTTGTTGTGCTCGTCCTTGCTGTCTTCAGCG GCTGTCATGCCAACCTCTTCTACAGTGATGCACCCAAGCCACAGATGGAAGTGATGGCTGATGCTTTCTGGGACTATGTTGCCAAAGCCACCGAGACAGCTGATGACACCCTGCAGATGATCAGGAAGTCTCAGTTTGGACAGGAAGTCAG TGCCCGTCTGACGGAAAGTTCCGACCTCGCCAACACATACGCCTTGAGCCTCCAGGAGCAGCTTCCCCCTTCAGCCTTGGACATGATCACCAAAGTCACCGTAGAGGCTGACATGCTGAGAGAGCGTGTGATCGCGGAGCTGGGCACTGTCCGGGAGCAGCTGGAGCCCTACACCGAGGACATCAACGCCAAGATCCAGCAGAGAGTGGAGCAGCTCAAGCAGGAGCTGGCCCCCTACGCAGACTCCGTGGACGTTGAGGCCCTGAGGACCACCCTGATGCAGAAGAGCGAGGAGCTGAAGACCAGCCTGGAGCAGAGCGTGAAGGACCTGCAGGCTCAGCTGGGGCCCTACACCGAAGACCTGAAGCAGAAGGTGGACCAGCACCTGCAGGACTTCAAGGAGCGCGTGGCCCCGATGACCGAGAGGGTGCAGAGCGAGCTGACTCAGAGAGCCCAGCAGGTGAAAGAGCTGGCCACCCCCTACGTTGATGATCTGAGGGAGAAGCTGGACCCCTACACCGAGGACTTCCAGGCTCGTCTCACCACCCTCTTCAACTCCTTTGTCAAAGCCAACTAA